Proteins encoded in a region of the Rutidosis leptorrhynchoides isolate AG116_Rl617_1_P2 chromosome 9, CSIRO_AGI_Rlap_v1, whole genome shotgun sequence genome:
- the LOC139867585 gene encoding early nodulin-like protein 17 encodes MGRSYSGSKWTAAVALAFCATLMVMLPEVSSKRFIVGGSMGWTSNVNYTLWAGNQTFYFGDWLFFVYDRNQNDIIEVNKTNYETCNAEHPVHNYTTGAGRDVVELNVTHDRYFISSKGSCYGGMKLHVHLSPLPPPPRASPAKSHSSRFTVLRSQFVIPAVFAIGAVWDSLILRV; translated from the exons ATGGGGCGGAGCTACAGCGGCAGTAAATGGACGGCGGCGGTGGCATTAGCATTCTGCGCCACATTAATGGTAATGCTACCGGAAGTCTCCAGTAAACGGTTTATCGTCGGCGGTAGTATGGGCTGGACTTCAAATGTTAACTACACTCTTTGGGCTGGAAATCAAACATTTTACTTTGGTGACTGGCTTT TTTTCGTGTATGACAGAAACCAGAATGACATAATTGAAGTGAACAAAACCAACTATGAAACGTGCAATGCTGAGCATCCGGTGCACAATTACACGACAGGAGCTGGAAGAGACGTAGTCGAACTAAATGTGACCCATGATCGCTACTTTATTAGTAGCAAAGGGTCATGCTACGGTGGCATGAAACTGCATGTACATCTCAGCCCTCTACCACCACCGCCACGTGCCTCCCCTGCAAAGAGTCACTCTTCAAGATTCACTGTTCTCAGAAGCCAGTTTGTGATCCCTGCTGTTTTTGCCATTGGTGCTGTTTGGGATTCGCTAATTTTACGTGTTTGA